The following coding sequences are from one Verrucosispora sp. WMMD573 window:
- a CDS encoding carboxymuconolactone decarboxylase family protein: protein MANESELSPQRQATAAIAAFTATGQLPQLRDALADGLDAGLTISEINEILVQMYAYAGFPRALNGLGTFMALLQDRHGEGIDDPAGDQPTPLPAGTDVLALGTENQTRLAGAPVQGPLFDFAPAIDQFLKAHLFGDIFARDTLDWQSREIATVAALANLDGVEGQLTSHLGIALNSGLSPAELRGLVAALRSRVGPAAADRAGELLDQVLADSRS from the coding sequence ATGGCGAACGAATCCGAGCTGAGCCCGCAACGGCAGGCGACCGCGGCGATTGCCGCCTTCACCGCCACCGGCCAGCTGCCGCAGCTGCGCGACGCGCTTGCCGACGGTCTGGACGCCGGGCTGACCATCAGCGAGATCAACGAAATTCTGGTGCAGATGTACGCCTACGCGGGCTTCCCGCGCGCCCTCAACGGCCTCGGCACTTTCATGGCACTGCTTCAAGACCGCCACGGCGAGGGCATCGACGACCCGGCCGGCGACCAGCCGACCCCGTTGCCCGCCGGCACCGACGTCCTCGCACTGGGCACCGAGAACCAGACCCGGCTCGCCGGTGCGCCGGTGCAGGGGCCACTGTTCGACTTCGCTCCCGCGATCGACCAGTTCCTCAAGGCGCACCTGTTCGGCGACATCTTCGCCCGCGACACCCTCGACTGGCAGAGCCGGGAGATCGCCACCGTCGCCGCCCTGGCCAACCTCGACGGCGTCGAGGGCCAGTTGACGTCGCACCTCGGCATCGCGCTCAACAGCGGGCTGAGCCCGGCGGAACTGCGGGGCCTGGTCGCGGCGCTGCGCTCCCGCGTCGGCCCGGCCGCGGCCGACCGGGCCGGTGAACTGCTCGACCAGGTTCTGGCCGACAGCCGAAGCTGA
- a CDS encoding ABC transporter permease: MSAQSHSLVMLRRNLKHLTRNPTSVFNAVLMPIIIMLMFVYMFGDAFDVGVDYIDYATPGLILLAVCYGLGATATAVNSDMTKGIINRFKAMDVSRGAVLTGHVVASVLTNMIAIVALVGVAFLLGFDPAASLTDWFAVGGVALLLAIAAGWFTVALGLFAKSPETAGMAAVPLVMLPFFSSAIVPAEKMGPGLRQFAEYQPFTPIIETMRGLLDSAPDTTDAAIAVAWCVAIALVGYLWARSTFTKRA, from the coding sequence ATGAGCGCCCAGTCCCACTCGCTGGTCATGCTGCGTCGCAACCTCAAGCACCTCACCCGGAACCCGACGTCGGTGTTCAACGCCGTCCTGATGCCGATCATCATCATGCTGATGTTCGTCTACATGTTCGGTGACGCATTCGATGTCGGCGTCGACTACATCGACTACGCGACGCCGGGCCTGATCCTGCTGGCGGTCTGCTACGGGCTGGGAGCCACCGCCACGGCGGTGAACTCCGACATGACCAAGGGCATCATCAACCGGTTCAAGGCCATGGACGTGTCCCGTGGCGCGGTGCTGACCGGCCACGTCGTCGCCAGCGTGCTGACCAACATGATCGCCATCGTGGCGCTCGTCGGGGTGGCCTTCCTGCTGGGCTTCGACCCGGCGGCGAGCCTGACCGACTGGTTCGCAGTCGGCGGTGTCGCGCTGCTGCTCGCGATCGCGGCCGGCTGGTTCACCGTCGCACTGGGGCTGTTCGCGAAGTCACCGGAGACGGCGGGCATGGCCGCCGTACCGTTGGTCATGCTGCCGTTTTTCAGCAGCGCGATCGTCCCGGCGGAGAAGATGGGGCCGGGCCTGCGACAGTTCGCCGAGTACCAGCCGTTCACGCCGATCATCGAGACCATGCGCGGGCTGCTCGACAGCGCGCCCGACACCACCGACGCGGCCATCGCCGTCGCCTGGTGCGTGGCCATCGCCCTCGTCGGCTACCTGTGGGCGCGTTCCACCTTCACGAAGCGGGCGTGA
- a CDS encoding ATP-binding cassette domain-containing protein, which translates to MTIPAISVSGLRKAYKDKTVLDGVDFDVHVGTVFCLLGPNGAGKTTTVNVLTTLVQADGGTVRIAGHDLATDAKAVRAAIGVTGQFAAVDELLTGRENLQLMVDLNRRVAGGGARIVADLLDRFELTASADKPTSTYSGGMRRKLDLAMTLVGNPQIIFLDEPTTGLDPRSRRTMWSIVRDLVADGATIFLTTQYLEEADQLADRLAVLDQGRLVAQGTPEELKRLIPGTHVRLRFTTAAELDAAAGIFPEASRDDDAMALRVPADGGTNSLRTLLDRLDEHSLSAEECSVRTPDLDDVFLALTSHATEVDPK; encoded by the coding sequence GTGACGATCCCGGCGATCTCGGTCTCCGGCCTGCGCAAGGCGTACAAGGACAAGACCGTCCTCGACGGCGTCGACTTCGACGTCCACGTCGGCACGGTGTTCTGTCTGCTCGGCCCCAACGGCGCGGGCAAGACGACGACGGTGAACGTGCTGACCACCCTGGTGCAGGCCGACGGCGGCACGGTCCGGATCGCCGGCCACGACCTTGCCACCGACGCCAAGGCGGTCCGCGCGGCCATCGGCGTCACCGGCCAGTTCGCGGCCGTCGACGAACTACTGACCGGCCGCGAGAACCTCCAGCTGATGGTGGACCTCAATCGGAGGGTCGCCGGCGGCGGCGCGCGGATCGTCGCGGACCTGCTGGACCGGTTCGAGCTGACCGCCTCGGCGGACAAGCCGACCTCCACCTACTCCGGGGGCATGCGTCGCAAGCTCGACCTGGCCATGACGCTGGTCGGCAACCCACAGATCATCTTCCTCGACGAGCCGACGACGGGCCTGGACCCGCGCAGCCGCCGCACCATGTGGTCGATCGTGCGTGACCTGGTCGCCGACGGCGCGACCATCTTCCTCACCACGCAGTACCTGGAGGAGGCCGACCAACTCGCCGACCGCCTGGCGGTGCTCGACCAGGGCCGCCTGGTCGCCCAGGGCACGCCTGAAGAGCTCAAGCGCCTCATCCCCGGAACCCACGTACGGCTGCGGTTCACCACCGCCGCCGAACTCGACGCCGCCGCGGGGATCTTCCCCGAGGCCAGCCGCGACGACGACGCAATGGCCCTGCGGGTGCCCGCCGACGGCGGCACGAATTCACTGCGGACCCTGCTGGACCGGCTCGACGAGCACTCCCTCAGCGCCGAGGAGTGCTCCGTTCGCACCCCCGACCTCGACGACGTCTTCCTCGCCCTGACCAGCCACGCCACGGAGGTCGACCCGAAATGA
- a CDS encoding aldo/keto reductase, producing MTFHETYTMSNGVAIPKLGLGTWFIDDGKAAQAVRDAVEIGYRNIDTAQAYGNEHGVGEGVRTSGIAREELFVSTKLAAEIKNYDDAMAAIDGSLRTLGLDHIDLMLIHAPQPWNDFRGGDYAEGNREAWRALEEGLRAGKLRSIGVSNFLREDLENILASCAVAPQVNQLLVHLGNTPTELMAYCESKNILVEAYSPIAHGEMLKNADVAAVAEKYGVSVPQLCIRYTLQLGTVSLPKTANPEHMRSNAQLDFVVSDEDMDLLRNMVQRDYGEHSVFPVYSGR from the coding sequence ATGACTTTCCACGAGACGTACACGATGTCCAACGGTGTGGCCATTCCCAAGCTGGGGCTGGGCACCTGGTTCATCGACGACGGCAAGGCGGCCCAAGCCGTTCGCGACGCCGTCGAGATCGGCTACCGCAACATCGACACCGCGCAGGCCTACGGCAACGAACACGGCGTCGGCGAGGGCGTCCGCACCAGCGGCATCGCCCGCGAAGAGCTGTTCGTGTCCACGAAGCTCGCCGCCGAGATCAAGAACTACGACGACGCGATGGCGGCCATCGACGGCTCGCTGCGGACTCTGGGCCTGGACCACATCGACCTGATGCTGATCCACGCCCCGCAGCCGTGGAACGACTTCCGCGGCGGTGACTACGCCGAGGGAAACCGCGAAGCCTGGCGTGCCCTCGAAGAGGGGCTCCGCGCGGGCAAGCTCCGCTCCATCGGGGTGTCGAACTTCCTGCGGGAGGACCTGGAGAACATCCTCGCGTCGTGCGCCGTCGCGCCACAGGTGAACCAGCTGCTCGTCCACCTCGGCAACACTCCCACCGAGCTGATGGCCTACTGCGAGAGCAAGAACATCCTCGTCGAGGCGTACTCGCCGATCGCGCACGGTGAGATGCTCAAGAACGCGGACGTCGCCGCGGTGGCGGAGAAGTACGGCGTGAGTGTGCCGCAACTGTGCATCCGCTACACCCTGCAGCTGGGCACCGTATCGCTGCCCAAGACCGCCAACCCCGAGCACATGCGCAGCAACGCCCAGCTCGACTTCGTCGTCTCCGACGAGGACATGGACCTGCTGCGGAACATGGTTCAGCGGGACTACGGCGAGCACAGCGTCTTCCCCGTCTACAGCGGCAGATGA
- a CDS encoding GNAT family N-acetyltransferase, with protein MSESVIHIVAAPDHLGTPRWHAVTSPGSVAGVADLRPVMPFEYELPPPTAPQPDTLELNLYVQPQWRRRGIGSRLLAAVGAYAVGRRLIVETGPGSGVQSFCERHGFRRTGSGSHDLLTYCDVHHAWLGELVDVEHPGYRLRHWTGDPCGATSVEQLLRHPSRPGAAVVSAAEADGGVVAYVLAMTGALPQVRARQYGPAVLVGHRGRRLGLWVNAALLTRLREIHPHVEEIETRTADEDTDLVALRRHLGFRPFGRRLRYELTLP; from the coding sequence ATGAGCGAAAGCGTGATCCACATCGTGGCGGCGCCGGATCATCTCGGCACCCCACGCTGGCACGCTGTGACGTCGCCCGGTTCGGTGGCCGGGGTCGCCGATCTGCGTCCGGTCATGCCGTTCGAGTACGAACTGCCACCGCCGACCGCCCCGCAGCCGGACACCCTCGAGCTGAACCTGTACGTGCAGCCGCAGTGGCGTCGTCGAGGGATCGGATCGCGGCTGCTGGCCGCCGTCGGTGCGTACGCCGTGGGCCGGCGGTTGATCGTGGAGACCGGCCCGGGCTCCGGCGTGCAGTCGTTCTGTGAGCGGCACGGCTTTCGGCGCACCGGATCCGGGAGCCATGACCTGCTCACCTACTGCGATGTCCACCATGCCTGGCTGGGTGAGTTGGTCGACGTCGAGCACCCCGGATACCGACTGCGTCACTGGACCGGGGACCCGTGCGGCGCGACCAGCGTCGAGCAACTGCTCCGGCATCCGAGCAGGCCCGGTGCCGCGGTGGTGAGCGCCGCCGAGGCGGACGGCGGCGTGGTCGCCTATGTCCTGGCGATGACAGGCGCACTGCCGCAGGTTCGCGCCCGCCAGTACGGCCCTGCCGTGCTCGTCGGTCATCGTGGCCGGAGGCTGGGGCTGTGGGTCAACGCCGCTCTGCTCACCCGACTACGCGAGATCCATCCCCACGTCGAGGAGATCGAGACCCGCACCGCCGACGAGGACACCGATCTGGTCGCCCTGCGTCGACACCTGGGCTTCCGCCCATTCGGGCGGCGTCTCCGCTACGAACTCACCCTGCCGTAA
- a CDS encoding LysR family transcriptional regulator, with the protein MELRDIEIFLTLTEELHFGRTAERLHVSQSRVSQSIKQQERRIGGGLFERTSRAVRLTPLGERLRDRLRAGYSEIISGIEEATATARGQAGTLTVGTMATHYQSVEAVLDLFRQRHPQCELRLREILPTDPLGPLRAGTVDIGILWLPIREPDLTVGPVLHREKLVLAVAAGHPLAGRGSVELEDLGDHPVVYPEGPIPDYVWEAHTPSTTPAGRPVRRGLGIVTLEEAFQAIAGGSVVSPIGSDVKATRQRGDITFLPITDGPVLRYAPVWRKGGENALVRAFLQVLTKAQQTT; encoded by the coding sequence GTGGAACTGCGCGACATCGAGATCTTCCTGACGCTGACCGAAGAGCTTCACTTCGGTCGCACGGCCGAGCGTCTGCACGTGTCCCAATCGCGGGTCAGTCAGTCGATCAAACAGCAGGAACGCCGGATCGGCGGGGGCCTGTTCGAGCGGACGAGCCGCGCCGTTCGGCTCACCCCGCTCGGCGAGCGGCTGCGCGACCGTCTGCGCGCCGGCTATAGCGAGATCATCTCCGGCATCGAGGAGGCCACCGCCACCGCCCGTGGCCAGGCCGGCACGCTGACCGTCGGCACCATGGCCACCCACTACCAGTCGGTCGAGGCCGTCCTCGACCTGTTCCGGCAGCGGCACCCGCAGTGCGAGCTGCGCCTGCGCGAGATCCTGCCGACCGACCCGCTCGGGCCGCTGCGGGCCGGTACGGTCGACATCGGAATTCTCTGGCTGCCGATCCGCGAGCCCGACCTCACAGTCGGGCCGGTCCTGCACCGCGAGAAGCTGGTGCTGGCGGTGGCCGCCGGTCATCCGCTGGCCGGCCGGGGCAGCGTCGAGCTGGAGGATCTCGGCGATCATCCGGTGGTCTACCCCGAGGGACCCATTCCGGACTACGTGTGGGAGGCGCACACCCCGTCCACCACCCCGGCCGGGCGGCCCGTCCGGCGCGGACTGGGCATCGTCACCCTTGAGGAGGCCTTCCAAGCGATCGCCGGCGGCAGCGTCGTGTCCCCGATCGGATCGGACGTGAAAGCCACCCGGCAACGAGGCGACATCACCTTCCTGCCCATCACCGACGGACCGGTGCTGCGCTACGCGCCGGTGTGGCGCAAGGGCGGAGAGAATGCCCTGGTACGCGCCTTCCTCCAAGTCCTCACGAAGGCGCAGCAAACGACCTAG